A genomic segment from Canis lupus baileyi chromosome 13, mCanLup2.hap1, whole genome shotgun sequence encodes:
- the LOC140602307 gene encoding olfactory receptor 2D2-like translates to MFFPSASCSGSILDLSWVVWVTILSPTLTSPHTQSQPGLSPLRQVTMQELNRSSVTEFVLLGFTPNPRTNPLLFTFFLTFYLLILMSNSLLIILICEDSRLHTPMYFFISVLSMLDMCYTTTTVPQMLMHILSKKRAISFARCVAQMYIFLLFGVTESWLFSIMSVDRYVAICHPLRYKVIMSRWMCLLMVGICGVYGVVGSLCYTFFAMRLPYCGPNEIDHYFCEVPAVLKLACADTSLNDLVDFITGFNVIVVPLTLVVIVYANIFATIMKIRSAQGQIKAFSTCASHITVVTMFAIPCIIMYMSPGSDSLSNSGKKMALFYNIATAFLNPVIYSLRNKDVKKAFLKLMGWSRAPE, encoded by the exons ATGTTCTTCCCTTCTGCGAGCTGTTCTGGTTCCATCCTCGACCTGAGCTGGGTTGTTTGGGTTACCATTCTGTCTCCCACTCTGACTTCTCCACATACACAGAGTCAACCTGGGTTGTCACCTCTCAG GCAAGTCACAATGCAGGAACTCAACCGGTCCAGTGTGACAGAATTTGTTCTGTTGGGcttcacccccaaccccaggacCAACCCTCTGCTCTTCACCTTCTTTCTCACTTTTTACCTGCTAATCCTCATGAGCAACAGCCTCCTCATCATCCTCATCTGCGAGGACTCCCGCCTCCACACACCCATGTACTTTTTCATCAGTGTCCTCTCCATGCTGGACATGTGCTACACGACCACTACTGTGCCCCAGATGCTCATGCACATTCTCAGCAAGAAGAGGGCCATCTCTTTTGCTAGATGTGTGGCCCAGATGTACATCTTCCTCCTCTTTGGTGTCACGGAGTCCTGGCTTTTCTCCATCATGTCTGTGGACAGGTACGTGGCTATTTGCCATCCTCTCCGATACAAGGTCATCATGAGCCGCTGGATGTGTCTCCTCATGGTGGGCATCTGTGGAGTTTATGGCGTGGTGGGTAGCCTGTGCTACACTTTCTTTGCGATGCGCCTGCCCTACTGTGGCCCTAATGAAATTGACCACTACTTCTGTGAGGTCCCTGCTGTCCTGAAGCTGGCCTGTGCAGACACATCCCTCAATGACTTGGTGGACTTCATCACGGGCTTCAATGTCATTGTGGTCCCACTGACCCTGGTTGTCATTGTCTATGCCAACATCTTTGCCACCATCATGAAGATCCGCTCAGCCCAGGGACAGATCAAAGccttctccacctgtgcctcccaCATCACCGTGGTCACCATGTTCGCTATCCCATGCATCATCATGTACATGAGCCCTGGCTCTGACTCCTTGTCAAACAGTGGAAAGAAAATGGCCCTTTTCTATAACATTGCCACAGCCTTCCTCAACCCTGTCATCTATAGTCTGAGGAACAAGGACGTAAAAAAGGCTTTCCTCAAATTGATGGGATGGAGCAGGGCCCCAGAGTGA
- the LOC140602099 gene encoding olfactory receptor 2A12-like, with protein sequence MQSLGKENHSSVFEFILLGFSSDSQVRISLFSFFLLLYLITILGNGLIVTLIYLDSHLHMPMYYFLSVLSLVDMSYVTTTMPQMLINMVCPKKTISWGACVAQMFIFLVLGIAECVLYAIMAYDRYVAICFPLHYPLLMSRPICIKMVTGCWTISIAGALIYTVFTMHLPYCGPHKINHFFCEVPAVLKLACADTSFNDRLDFILGFILLLVPFSLILASYVRIFASILRIHSSQGRLKSFSTCASHITVVIMFYGPAMIMYMRPGSWYDPERDKKLALFYNVVSAFLNPIIYSLRNKDVKGAFMNVLGNRRTSQ encoded by the coding sequence ATGCAGAGCCTTGGCAAGGAGAACCACAGCTCTGTGTTTGAGTTCATCCTCCTGGGCTTCTCCAGTGACTCACAGGTCAGAATATCCctgttctccttcttccttctcctctaccTCATCACTATTCTGGGAAATGGACTCATTGTGACCCTGATCTACCTGGACTCACACCTCCACATGCCCATGTACTACTTTCTCAGTGTCCTCTCTTTGGTGGACATGAGTTATGTCACTACCACCATGCCCCAGATGTTGATTAATATGGTGTGTCCAAAGAAAACCATCTCTTGGGGAGCTTGTGTAGCCCAGATGTTTATCTTCTTGGTCTTGGGCATTGCTGAGTGCGTCCTCTATGCCATTATGGCCTATGACAGGTATGTGGCCATTTGCTTTCCCCTTCATTATCCCCTTCTCATGAGCCGCCCCATTTGTATCAAGATGGTCACAGGTTGTTGGACCATTAGCATAGCTGGCGCCCTGATCTACACTGTCTTCACCATGCATCTGCCTTATTGTGGTCCCCACAAGATAAACCACTTCTTCTGTGAGGTCCCTGCCGTCTTGAAGTTGGCCTGTGCAGATACATCTTTCAATGACCGCTTGGACTTCATCTTGGGATTCATCCTACTCTTGGTCCCATTCTCCCTCATCCTGGCCTCCTATGTCCGAATCTTTGCCTCCATCTTAAGAATCCACTCATCCCAAGGGAGGCTCAAGTCTTTCTCCACATGTGCTTCCCACATCACTGTGGTTATCATGTTCTATGGGCCAGCCATGATCATGTACATGAGGCCTGGCTCCTGGTATGACCCAGAGCGGGACAAGAAGCTAGCACTGTTCTACAATgttgtctctgccttcctcaaCCCCATCATCTACAGCCTCCGGAACAAAGATGTAAAAGGGGCCTTTATGAATGTACTCGGTAACAGAAGGACATCTCAGTGA